In Catellicoccus marimammalium M35/04/3, the genomic stretch AAAGAAGCTGAATTTATTTCTGAAACACTATTTTCAGGAGATATTCGAGAATTAAATAGTCAACAAATTGAAGTTGCATTTTCTCATGTTCCTAGTGTTGAAATTGATAATGAATCTTTATCATTAGTAGATTTATTAGTCAATACAGAAATTGAACCATCAAAACGTCAAGCAAGGGAAGATATTGAAAATGGTGCAATTTATATCGATGGTATCCGAACTGATGATGTAAATTCAATGATAAATCCTAAAGAACATTTTGGTGGAGACTTTATTGTTATTCGTAGAGGGAAGAAAAAATATTTCTTAGTTCGTATTAACAAGTAGAGAGAGGAAAAATTTATGTCAAATCAATCAATAATTACATTAGTAAATGAAAATGGCGATGAAAAACAAGTGGAAGTTTTATATGCCATTGATGGAAAGGAATTATTTAACAAGGATTTTTTAGTAGTAACTTCTCCTGAAGAATCCGATGAAGATAAAGAATTAATTTTCTTATCCGCAATTCCTGTAAGTGATGAAGGAGAATTTCAAATAGAAATTGTTAATAATCCTGATGAATGGAATTTTGTACAAAGTCAATTTTCTAATATTGTATTAGAAGAAGGCGGAGAAATTGAATCTGTAATTACTACAGAAGAAAAATAATTTTTATTAATCCTTGAAAAAATACTTTTCAAGGATTTTTTGTTGTCTTTTTTTTAAAATGGTATAGAATATTACTTGTATTTTTAATTTTATTAAAGGAAGTGTTAATTATGATTAATGAATTCCCGCAAGTGATGACAATTGCTGGTTCAGATTGTGATGGGTCTGCTGGTATGCAAGCAGATATGAATACTTTTTTTGCTCATGATGTATACGGAATTTCCATATTGACATCATGTGTTGCTGGAAATTCATATGGAATTCAAAAAGCCCAAGATTTAGGTATAGATTTTATTGAACAAGAATTTAAATCTATTGCAGATGATTTTAAAGTAAGAGCTACCAAGACAGGAATGTTATCTAATGATTTAATTATTAATACTGTAGTTAAAAATTTACAACATTATAACTTTGGAAAATTAGTTGTTGACCCAGTGATATTGACAAAACATGGTAATAAATTACTTACGGACAATTCATTTAGTGCATTAAAAAATATATTAATTCCTTTAGCAGATGTGGTAACACCTAATTTTTCTGAAGCAGAAATCTTAACAGATATATGTATAAAAAAAGAAGATGATATGAGAAAAGTAGGGAAATTATTAAGAAATTTGGGTGCTAAAAATGTGATAATAAAAGGAAAGCATGAAGGATCTGAAGATGTCGTAAGAGACTATATTCTTTTAGAAAATGATGATGAATTTTGGTTAGAACATCAATATGTCAATACTACTAGAATTAATGGAACAGGAGATACATTATCAG encodes the following:
- a CDS encoding S4 domain-containing protein, coding for KEAEFISETLFSGDIRELNSQQIEVAFSHVPSVEIDNESLSLVDLLVNTEIEPSKRQAREDIENGAIYIDGIRTDDVNSMINPKEHFGGDFIVIRRGKKKYFLVRINK
- a CDS encoding DUF1292 domain-containing protein; translation: MSNQSIITLVNENGDEKQVEVLYAIDGKELFNKDFLVVTSPEESDEDKELIFLSAIPVSDEGEFQIEIVNNPDEWNFVQSQFSNIVLEEGGEIESVITTEEK
- the thiD gene encoding bifunctional hydroxymethylpyrimidine kinase/phosphomethylpyrimidine kinase; the encoded protein is MINEFPQVMTIAGSDCDGSAGMQADMNTFFAHDVYGISILTSCVAGNSYGIQKAQDLGIDFIEQEFKSIADDFKVRATKTGMLSNDLIINTVVKNLQHYNFGKLVVDPVILTKHGNKLLTDNSFSALKNILIPLADVVTPNFSEAEILTDICIKKEDDMRKVGKLLRNLGAKNVIIKGKHEGSEDVVRDYILLENDDEFWLEHQYVNTTRINGTGDTLSASIVANIAKGKDIKTAITLAHNYTYKCIKNEIEVGHKFGPINHWA